TATCCGCGTTCATTTGCGTTTATCTGCGGTCAATTATTCTGGAAATCTTATTATATGCAGCTTAATTTTTATTTGTTATAATGTAAGGGTGTTGGCACAATTTATCAATGCTAACTCCAGCTAACTCATCTTTCTTAAAATGAACATAAAACGTCAGGGAACAGTTCTGATAACGGGTGCAGCTAATGGTATTGGTTATCAGTTAGCTCGTATTTTTGCTCATAATCATTATAATCTAGTATTGGTAGATAGACTAGAAGAAAAAATCACCAAAATAGCTGTTGATTTTGCAGAAGAATTTGGAATTTCTGTTAAACCTATTATTAAAGATTTATCTATATCTACATCTCCTGAAGAAATTTTCACAGAATTACAAGAATCTGGTATTAAAGTTGATATTCTGGTAAATAATGCCGGATTTGGTACTTATGGGTTATTTAATGAAACTAATCTCAAGACTGAATTGGAAATGTTGCAGGTAAATTTAGTTTGTCTGACCCATTTAACTAAGTTGTTTCTCAAAGAAATGGTTAAACAAGGTCATGGCAAGATATTAAATGTTGCTTCTGCGGCTGCATTTCAACCAGGTCCGTTAATGGCGGTGTATTTTGCCACTAAGGCTTATATTTTATCATTCTCAGAAGCGATCGCTAATGAATTAGAAGGTACAGGTGTCACTGTCACAGTTCTTTGTCCAGGTTCAACTGCATCTGCTTTTCATGAAAGAACCGGCATGGCAGATTCTAAAATGCTGAAGGGGAAAAATATGATGGATGCGGAAACTGTGGCTCAGATGGGCTATGATGCGTTAATGAGAGGAAAGACAATTGTTATTCCTGGGTTTATGAATAAACTGATGTCAAAATGTGTCCGGTTTATTCCTAGAAAAATTGTCACAAAAATTGTCAGAAGTATGCAAGAAGACAAGTAGGGGTTTAGAACTGCTGAACCGTCACAAAATTAGATCATGATAGAATCTTATTAATATCACAATTATTAACTCTGTGTTGATATTATGCAAACACAAACACGATACTACACACCAGAAGAATACTTAGAACTCGAAGAACAAGCAGAGTATAAAAGCGAATATCGAGATGGAGAAATTATAGCTATGACTGGAGGAACAACAAATCATAATAAAATAGCTCTTAATTTCGCAGCTTCCTTAAAATACGGATTAAGAAAGAAAAACTATGACGTTTATATTGGTGATGTCCGCTTGTGGATACCGCGTTATCGTCAACATACATACCCTGATGTGATGAT
The DNA window shown above is from Anabaena sp. WA102 and carries:
- a CDS encoding SDR family NAD(P)-dependent oxidoreductase encodes the protein MNIKRQGTVLITGAANGIGYQLARIFAHNHYNLVLVDRLEEKITKIAVDFAEEFGISVKPIIKDLSISTSPEEIFTELQESGIKVDILVNNAGFGTYGLFNETNLKTELEMLQVNLVCLTHLTKLFLKEMVKQGHGKILNVASAAAFQPGPLMAVYFATKAYILSFSEAIANELEGTGVTVTVLCPGSTASAFHERTGMADSKMLKGKNMMDAETVAQMGYDALMRGKTIVIPGFMNKLMSKCVRFIPRKIVTKIVRSMQEDK